A window from Catharus ustulatus isolate bCatUst1 chromosome 14, bCatUst1.pri.v2, whole genome shotgun sequence encodes these proteins:
- the SLC6A14 gene encoding sodium- and chloride-dependent neutral and basic amino acid transporter B(0+), whose amino-acid sequence MGMLSLPGFLSCGKKKDFSLTNEKDAHSSDSDENTERGNWSSKGDYLLSMVGYAVGLGNVWRFPYLTYQNGGGAFLIPYTLMLALAGLPLFFMECSLGQFASLGPVSVWRILPLFQGVGITMVIISAFVTIYYNVIIAYALYYLFASFQKVLPWSDCFSWADEFCSKTRIISDCNATLGGEIVHANHSVIASYNLTCLNGTINYKPVQFPSEQYWNKVALQRSSGLDETGTIVWYLALCLLLSWIIVAAALFKGIKSSGKVVYFTALFPYVILLILLVRGATLEGALDGIEYYIGSQSNITKLMEAEVWKDAATQIFYSLSVAWGGLVALSSYNKFHNNCYSDAILVCVTNCVTSVFAGFAIFSILGHMAFVSKRPVSEVVDSGFDLAFVAYPEALSKLPVSPLWSFLFFFMLLLLGLDSQFASIETLTTTIQDISPRVMKKLRVPVTLGLCAVLFLLGLVCVTQAGIYWVNLIDHFCAGWGILISAVLEIIGIVYIYGGNRFIEDIEMMIGKKSCMFWMWWRLCWFFITPVLLMAILVWSLITFSRPTYGSVSYPNWGTAVGWCMIIFCVIWIPVVAIVKILKAEGNLVQRIVSCCRPAANWGPYLECHRGERYSHVVDSKKQREHEIPTVSAAVYKEQCI is encoded by the exons ATGGGGATGCTCAGCCTGCCCGGCTTCCTGTCCTGCGGGAAGAAGAAG GACTTCAGCTTGACAAATGAGAAAGATGCCCACTCCAGCGACAGCGATGAGAACACAGAGCGTGGAAACTGGTCCAGCAAAGGCGATTACCTGCTGTCCATGGTGGGCTATGCCGTGGGCCTGGGCAACGTCTGGCGCTTTCCCTACCTCACCTACCAGAACGGAGGAG GTGCTTTTCTAATCCCATATACCCTGATGTTGGCATTAGCTGGCTTACCCTTATTTTTCATGGAATGTTCCCTTGGGCAGTTTGCCAGTCTAGGGCCAGTTTCTGTCTGGAGAATACTACCATTGTTTCAAG GAGTGGGCATCACAATGGTCATCATCTCAGCATTTGTGACAATCTACTACAACGTTATCATTGCTTATGCGCTCTACTACTTATTTGCCTCATTTCAAAAAGTGCTGCCATGGTCAGATTGCTTTTCCTGGGCTGATGAATTCTGCAGCAAGACACGAATAA TAAGTGACTGCAACGCAACCTTGGGTGGGGAAATCGTTCATGCAAACCACTCAGTCATCGCAAGCTACAATCTCACATGTCTAAATGGCACCATAAACTACAAACCAGTGCAATTTCCCAGTGAACAATACTGGAA CAAAGTGGCTCTGCAGCGCTCGAGTGGGCTGGACGAGACCGGCACGATCGTCTGGTACCTggctctctgcctcctcctgtcCTGGATAATTGTTGCAGCTGCCCTgtttaaaggaataaaatcttCTGGGAAG GTTGTCTACTTCACTGCACTCTTCCCATACGTCATCCTGCTCATCCTGTTGGTGCGAGGTGCCACCCTGGAAGGTGCTTTGGATGGCATTGAATACTACATTGGGAGCCAGTCCAACATCACTAAGCTGATGGAGGCAGAG gTTTGGAAAGATGCAGCCACTCAGATATTTTACTCCCTGTCCGTGGCATGGGGTGGGCTTGTTGCTTTGTCTTCATACAACAAGTTCCACAACAACTGCTACTCAGATGCCATTCTAGTTTGTGTGACCAACTGTGTGACCAGTGTGTTTGCTGGGTTTGCAATATTCTCCATCCTGGGACACATGGCATTTGTGTCCAAGAGACCTGTCTCAGAGGTCGTGGACTCAG GGTTTGACCTGGCCTTTGTAGCCTACCCAGAGGCTCTCTCCAAGTTACCAGTTTCTCCTCTGTggtcctttttgtttttcttcatgcttCTGCTTTTGGGTCTTGATTCCCAGTTTGCCAGCATAG AAACACTTACAACCACCATTCAAGATATAAGCCCCAGAGTGATGAAAAAATTAAGAGTGCCTGTGACCCTGGGTCTGTGTGCAGTGCTCTTTCTTCTTGGGCTTGTCTGTGTTACTCAG GCAGGAATTTACTGGGTGAACCTAATAGATCACTTCTGTGCTGGATGGGGAATCCTTATTTCAGCTGTCCTGGAGATAATCGGCATCGTCTACATTTACG GAGGAAACAGGTTCATTGAAGACATTGAAATGATGATTGGAAAGAAGAGCTGTATGTTCTGGATGTGGTGGAGACTGTGCTGGTTTTTCATCACTCCTGTGCTGTTAATG GCTATTTTGGTCTGGTCTTTGATCACATTTTCACGTCCCACTTATGGCTCAGTGTCATACCCAAACTGGGGAACTGCTGTTGGCTGGTGCATGATCATCTTCTGTGTCATCTGGATTCCTGTTGTTGCTATTGTAAAAATACTTAAAGCTGAAGGAAATCTTGTTCAG CGCATTGTCAGCTGCTGCCGGCCTGCAGCAAACTGGGGCCCCTACCTGGAATGTCACCGAGGAGAACGATACAGCCACGTTGTGGATTCCAAGAAGCAAAGGGAGCACGAGATTCCCACTGTGTCTGCTGCTGTGTACAAGGAGCAATGTATATGA
- the LOC117002950 gene encoding protein FAM162A-like, with translation MLGRLLGHSPALWQRVARPALCPTRAAGSRAKNAQDMALQTADSGKEVFRNERRPTNFDKKVLIWSGRFKKEEDIPRHISSEVLDTARNIVRIKICYIMIALSVLGCVTMIITGKEAVKKDQTLLRMNAEKKAKWRAEVMKGQEAAVGKSQ, from the exons ATGCTGGGGaggctgctggggcacagccctgcgCTGTGGCAGCGGGTGGCTCggccagccctgtgccccaccagagctgctggcagcagagcaaagAACGCCCAGGACATGGCTTTGCAGACAGCTGATTCAG GTAAAGAAGTTTTCAGGAATGAGAGAAGGCCTACAAATTTTGATAAGAAGGTGCTAATATGGTCAGGACGCTTTAAAAAGGAGGAGGACATTCCCAGGCACATATC GTCTGAGGTCCTTGACACTGCAAGGAACATTGTCAGGATCAAGATTTGCTACATCATGATTgcactgtctgtgctgggctgtgtgacCATGATCATCACAGGCAAAGAA GCTGTGAAGAAGGATCAGACACTGCTGAGGATGAACGCAGAAAAGAAGGCCAAATGGAGGGCTGAAGTGATGAAAGGTCAGGAGGCAGCTGTCGGGAAGTCACAATGA